The following coding sequences lie in one Halorarum halophilum genomic window:
- a CDS encoding TrkH family potassium uptake protein: MYVEYRTALGLVGTVLKYLSLALVLPVAVALYYRESPVPFVVTIAVMAGLGIALERLRGDGELGHREGFLLVALTWLAIPIIGALPYLIAGEGTVAHPVNALFESMSGFTTTGATVLGEISFDRHSRSILLWRQLTQWLGGMGILVLMVAILPELSVGGAQVINEEAPGFALEKLTPRIRDTARALWTVYVGFTVAAVAVYYGLHLAGMAPNMDLYNAVAHALTTLPTGGFSPEARSVEAFSPAIQWAVVLFMIVAGTNFALLWYVATGEPRRLVRNDEFRSYLLAIGVVAVLLTTLLFTGLGLSAVPTNVDPIPGDLGNSVRQATFQTVAIVTTTGYASMDFNTWGESSKVVLLLAMFLGGSAGSAAGSLKIVRWLLVRRAMARELYTTIHPEAVRPIRFTGKPIEEDTLRGVFILVLSFLAIFAVSSVVLFLDALRVGLDLSAIEAVSASIATLGNIGPGVGVVGPMNNFLPFSNASKLYMVFLMWLGRLEVLSVLIVLSPAYWKQ; encoded by the coding sequence GTGTACGTAGAGTACCGGACCGCCCTCGGACTCGTCGGGACCGTTCTCAAGTACCTGTCGCTCGCGCTGGTCCTACCCGTGGCCGTCGCGCTCTACTACCGCGAGAGCCCGGTCCCGTTCGTCGTGACGATCGCGGTGATGGCGGGGCTCGGCATCGCGCTCGAGCGGCTTCGCGGCGACGGTGAGCTCGGTCACAGGGAGGGGTTCCTGCTGGTCGCGCTGACGTGGCTCGCCATCCCGATCATCGGGGCGCTCCCGTACCTGATCGCCGGGGAGGGAACCGTGGCGCATCCCGTCAACGCGCTGTTCGAGAGCATGAGCGGGTTCACGACCACCGGGGCGACCGTCCTCGGGGAGATCTCCTTCGACCGCCACTCGCGGTCGATCCTGCTGTGGCGACAGCTCACCCAGTGGCTCGGCGGGATGGGCATCCTCGTCCTCATGGTCGCTATCCTGCCGGAGCTCTCGGTCGGGGGGGCACAGGTGATAAACGAGGAGGCACCGGGGTTCGCGCTCGAGAAACTCACGCCCCGCATCCGCGACACCGCCCGCGCCCTCTGGACGGTCTACGTCGGATTCACCGTCGCCGCCGTGGCGGTGTACTACGGGCTACACCTGGCGGGGATGGCGCCGAACATGGACCTGTACAACGCCGTCGCCCACGCGCTGACGACGCTTCCGACGGGCGGGTTCTCCCCCGAAGCACGGAGCGTCGAGGCGTTCTCCCCGGCGATCCAGTGGGCGGTCGTCCTCTTCATGATCGTCGCCGGGACGAACTTCGCGCTCCTGTGGTACGTCGCCACGGGCGAGCCCCGCCGGCTGGTCCGGAACGACGAGTTCCGGTCGTACCTCCTCGCGATCGGCGTCGTCGCCGTCCTCCTGACCACCCTGCTGTTCACGGGTCTGGGTCTCTCGGCGGTCCCGACGAACGTCGACCCCATCCCCGGGGACCTCGGGAACTCGGTCCGGCAGGCGACGTTCCAGACGGTGGCCATCGTGACGACCACCGGGTACGCCAGCATGGACTTCAACACGTGGGGCGAGTCCTCGAAGGTCGTCCTCCTGCTCGCGATGTTCCTCGGCGGCTCGGCCGGCTCCGCGGCGGGGTCCCTCAAGATCGTCCGCTGGCTGCTCGTGCGCCGGGCGATGGCGCGGGAACTCTACACGACCATCCACCCCGAGGCGGTCCGCCCCATCCGGTTCACGGGGAAGCCGATCGAGGAGGACACGCTCAGGGGCGTGTTCATTCTCGTCCTGAGCTTCCTCGCCATCTTCGCGGTGTCGTCCGTGGTCCTGTTCCTGGACGCGCTCCGCGTCGGCCTCGACCTGTCCGCCATCGAGGCGGTCAGCGCGTCGATCGCGACGCTCGGGAACATCGGCCCGGGGGTCGGCGTCGTCGGCCCGATGAACAACTTCCTCCCGTTCTCGAACGCCTCGAAGCTCTACATGGTGTTCCTCATGTGGCTCGGGCGCCTGGAGGTGCTCTCGGTCCTCATCGTCCTCTCGCCCGCCTACTGGAAGCAGTGA
- a CDS encoding DEAD/DEAH box helicase encodes MAEAADPETEYVDHALLNPGFIERRRYQIRLAETAKRGDTLVCLPTGLGKTTVSLLVTAHRLSEVGGKALLLAPTKPLVQQHAEFYREALAVPDDEIVVFTGDVKPADRAALWDDARVVIATPQVVENDLVGNRVSLADVTHVTFDECHRATGDYAYVYIAERYHADAERPLVTGMSASPGGDEEEILIVCENLGLDEVEVMTEADSDVSEYTYDTDVQWEKIELPESVVEIRDALNEVISDRLEMLKSLGVSNTTQPDVSQKQLNKMRAQLQRMMDAGKSDAYKGMSVHAEVMKLRRAVELVETQSVEALRRYFERQRNAARSSGASKASQRMIAEPKVREAMRRAESFDDLHPKFRRTRVLLAQTLGIGGGERVIVFTESRDTAEALTEFLSASFDTRRFVGQGDKEGSDGMTQKQQQETLDAFRAGEFEVLVSTSVAEEGLDVPEVDLVLFFEPVPTAIRSIQRKGRTGRQDEGEVVVLMAEDTRDEAYFWISRRKEKQMEEELRSLKGVAENVEEELGGDGQSDLSSFDESEAGDGAADGRSAKGGSSGADTAEGGSGSASATADTQPGLTDFDAEAGDDADEDTDAGSDEGVVATAGTGDDVEGTEIVIDQRELESTIARDLSTREGITTRLETLEVGDYVLSDRVAVERKSVADFLDTLVGGDRSMFEQVRDTARAYARPVVIVEGEDLYGERNVHPNAIRGALSSLAIDFDASVLRTEDEADTADLLEVIARREQETNDREVSAHGEKAAKTLAEQQEYVVSSIADIGPVTSRALLEHFGTVEAVMTAREGDLLEVPGVGEVTAERIREVVGAEYPE; translated from the coding sequence ATGGCGGAGGCCGCCGACCCCGAGACAGAGTACGTCGACCACGCCCTCCTGAACCCCGGGTTCATCGAGCGGCGGCGCTACCAGATCCGACTCGCCGAGACCGCGAAGCGGGGCGACACCCTCGTCTGCCTGCCCACCGGGCTCGGCAAGACCACCGTGTCGCTGCTCGTGACGGCCCACCGGCTCTCGGAGGTCGGCGGCAAGGCGCTGCTGCTGGCGCCGACGAAGCCGCTGGTCCAGCAGCACGCGGAGTTCTACCGCGAGGCGCTGGCGGTGCCCGACGACGAGATCGTCGTCTTCACCGGCGACGTGAAGCCCGCCGACCGGGCGGCGCTGTGGGACGACGCGCGGGTCGTCATCGCCACGCCCCAGGTGGTCGAGAACGACCTCGTCGGCAACCGCGTCTCGCTCGCCGACGTGACCCACGTCACCTTCGACGAGTGCCACCGCGCGACCGGCGACTACGCGTACGTGTACATCGCCGAGCGCTACCACGCCGACGCGGAGCGACCCCTCGTCACGGGGATGTCCGCCTCGCCGGGCGGCGACGAGGAGGAGATCCTGATCGTCTGCGAGAACCTCGGGCTCGACGAGGTGGAGGTGATGACCGAGGCCGACTCGGACGTGTCGGAGTACACCTACGACACGGACGTCCAGTGGGAGAAGATCGAACTCCCGGAGTCGGTCGTCGAGATCCGCGACGCGCTGAACGAGGTGATCAGCGACCGGCTCGAGATGCTGAAGTCGCTCGGCGTCTCGAACACGACCCAGCCCGATGTCTCCCAGAAGCAGCTCAACAAGATGCGCGCGCAGCTCCAGCGCATGATGGACGCGGGCAAGTCGGACGCGTACAAGGGGATGTCCGTCCACGCCGAGGTGATGAAGCTCCGGCGCGCGGTCGAACTCGTCGAGACCCAGAGCGTCGAGGCGCTCCGGCGCTACTTCGAGCGCCAGCGCAACGCCGCCCGGTCGTCCGGGGCGTCGAAGGCGAGCCAACGGATGATCGCCGAGCCGAAGGTGCGGGAGGCGATGCGGAGGGCCGAGTCGTTCGACGACCTCCACCCGAAGTTCCGCCGGACGCGCGTGCTGCTCGCCCAGACGCTCGGAATCGGCGGCGGCGAGCGCGTCATCGTGTTCACGGAGTCGCGCGACACCGCCGAGGCGCTGACGGAGTTCCTCTCCGCCTCCTTCGACACCCGGCGGTTCGTCGGGCAGGGCGACAAGGAGGGGTCGGACGGAATGACCCAGAAGCAGCAGCAGGAGACGCTCGACGCCTTCCGCGCCGGCGAGTTCGAGGTGCTCGTCTCCACCTCGGTCGCCGAGGAGGGGCTGGACGTGCCGGAGGTCGACCTGGTGCTGTTCTTCGAGCCGGTCCCGACGGCCATCCGGTCCATCCAGCGGAAGGGCCGGACCGGCCGGCAGGACGAGGGGGAGGTCGTCGTGCTGATGGCCGAGGACACCCGCGACGAGGCGTACTTCTGGATCAGCCGGCGCAAGGAGAAGCAGATGGAGGAGGAGCTCCGGTCGCTGAAGGGCGTCGCCGAGAACGTCGAGGAGGAACTCGGCGGCGACGGGCAGTCAGACCTCTCGTCGTTCGACGAGAGCGAGGCAGGCGACGGCGCCGCGGACGGGAGGTCCGCGAAGGGCGGGTCGTCCGGCGCTGACACCGCGGAGGGAGGGTCCGGGAGCGCCTCCGCGACCGCGGATACCCAGCCGGGACTCACGGACTTCGACGCCGAAGCCGGCGACGATGCCGACGAAGATACCGACGCCGGCTCTGACGAGGGAGTCGTCGCCACCGCCGGCACCGGCGACGACGTGGAGGGGACCGAGATCGTCATCGACCAGCGCGAACTCGAGTCCACCATCGCGCGCGACCTCTCCACCCGGGAGGGGATCACCACCCGACTGGAGACGCTCGAAGTCGGCGACTACGTGCTCTCGGACCGGGTCGCCGTCGAGCGCAAGTCGGTCGCCGACTTCCTCGACACGCTCGTCGGCGGCGACCGCTCGATGTTCGAGCAGGTTCGCGACACGGCGCGCGCGTACGCCCGGCCGGTCGTCATCGTCGAGGGCGAGGACCTCTACGGCGAGCGGAACGTCCACCCGAACGCCATCCGCGGGGCGCTCTCGTCGCTGGCGATCGACTTCGACGCCTCGGTGCTCCGCACGGAGGACGAGGCGGACACGGCGGACCTGCTGGAGGTCATCGCGCGGCGCGAGCAGGAGACGAACGACCGCGAGGTGTCCGCCCACGGCGAGAAGGCCGCGAAGACGCTCGCCGAGCAGCAGGAGTACGTCGTGAGCTCCATCGCCGACATCGGCCCGGTCACCTCGCGCGCGCTACTGGAGCACTTCGGCACCGTCGAGGCGGTGATGACCGCACGGGAGGGCGACCTGCTGGAGGTGCCGGGCGTCGGCGAGGTGACCGCCGAGCGCATCCGCGAGGTCGTGGGCGCCGAGTACCCGGAGTAG
- a CDS encoding ferredoxin — protein sequence MRIEFDRDTCVGMFQCVAEWDAFEKNMDDGKADLRGAEEIEENLFSLEVPEGEELDAKFAARTCPVDAIRLYDDDGEQVV from the coding sequence ATGAGGATCGAGTTCGACCGCGACACCTGCGTCGGCATGTTCCAGTGCGTCGCGGAGTGGGACGCCTTCGAGAAGAACATGGACGACGGGAAGGCGGACCTCCGGGGCGCCGAGGAGATCGAGGAGAACCTCTTCTCGCTGGAGGTCCCCGAGGGGGAGGAGCTCGACGCGAAGTTCGCCGCGCGCACGTGTCCCGTGGACGCGATCCGGCTGTACGACGACGACGGCGAGCAGGTCGTCTAG
- the arcD gene encoding arginine/ornithine antiporter ArcD: MPSLTIDPLTYEEIPVERRPSLLQALVPVLGVVVFLGIGSGYLKLAPHGPLLWSVVLTGIVGKYWLGYSWDDLYEGIADSLLMGLQAILILFVIYALISTWISSGTIPGLMYYGLSVLTPDVFLPATALLAAVVAFSIGSSWTTAGTLGVAFIGIGSGLAIPAPMTAGAILSGAYAGDKQSPLSDTTNLAAAVTNTDLYDHIRAMRNGTAVAFGLSVALYAALGLSAGGTIPAGRVGEIQGALAGTYDLSALVFLPLVITFGLALYGYPALPTLVAGILAGTATTSLVQGKSFTAAWEVFLSGTAPETGVALVNDLLASGGLADSAWTISVVVAALSLGGLLERTGVLAVLAHHLASAVRGTTGLVIGTGASAIAVNVFSAQQYMSIVVPGMTLRNLYDEYGLGSDDLSQAIESAGTPTGALIPWHAGGVYMAGVFGVSTFAYAPYYFFAFLSPLVLFATALMGWGFSAEERDEGADAPVAADG, translated from the coding sequence GTGCCCTCACTGACCATCGACCCGCTCACGTACGAGGAGATCCCGGTGGAGCGGCGACCGAGCCTCCTGCAGGCGCTCGTCCCGGTGCTCGGCGTCGTCGTCTTCCTCGGCATCGGCTCGGGCTACCTGAAACTCGCCCCGCACGGCCCGCTGCTCTGGAGCGTCGTCCTGACCGGCATCGTCGGTAAGTACTGGCTCGGGTACTCCTGGGACGACCTCTACGAGGGGATCGCCGACAGCCTGCTGATGGGCCTCCAGGCGATCCTCATCCTGTTCGTCATCTACGCGCTCATCTCGACGTGGATCAGTTCGGGGACGATCCCCGGCCTGATGTACTACGGCCTCTCGGTGCTGACCCCCGACGTGTTCCTCCCGGCGACGGCCCTCCTCGCGGCCGTGGTCGCGTTCTCCATCGGCTCCTCCTGGACCACGGCGGGGACGCTCGGCGTGGCCTTCATCGGCATCGGTTCCGGCCTCGCCATCCCGGCGCCGATGACCGCCGGCGCCATCCTCAGCGGCGCCTACGCGGGCGACAAGCAGTCGCCGCTCTCGGACACGACGAACCTCGCAGCCGCCGTGACGAACACGGACCTCTACGACCACATCCGGGCGATGCGGAACGGGACGGCCGTGGCGTTCGGCCTCTCGGTCGCCCTCTACGCCGCGCTCGGCCTCAGCGCCGGCGGAACCATCCCCGCCGGCCGCGTCGGGGAGATCCAGGGCGCGCTCGCGGGCACCTACGACCTCTCCGCGCTCGTCTTCCTGCCCCTGGTGATCACGTTCGGCCTCGCGCTGTACGGCTACCCGGCGCTCCCCACGCTCGTGGCGGGCATCCTCGCCGGGACGGCCACGACCTCGCTCGTCCAGGGCAAGTCGTTCACGGCCGCCTGGGAGGTGTTCCTCTCCGGCACCGCCCCGGAGACGGGCGTCGCGCTCGTGAACGACCTGCTGGCCAGCGGTGGCCTCGCCGACTCCGCCTGGACCATCTCGGTCGTCGTCGCCGCGCTCTCGCTCGGCGGCCTGCTCGAGCGGACCGGCGTGCTTGCGGTGCTAGCCCACCACTTGGCGAGCGCCGTGCGGGGGACCACCGGCCTCGTGATCGGGACGGGTGCGTCCGCCATCGCGGTGAACGTGTTCTCCGCCCAGCAGTACATGAGCATCGTCGTGCCGGGCATGACGCTCCGGAACCTCTACGACGAGTACGGCCTCGGGAGCGACGACCTCTCGCAGGCGATCGAATCGGCCGGCACGCCGACGGGCGCGCTCATCCCGTGGCACGCCGGCGGCGTGTACATGGCAGGCGTGTTCGGCGTGAGCACGTTCGCGTACGCCCCGTACTACTTCTTCGCGTTCCTCTCGCCGCTCGTGCTGTTCGCGACGGCGCTGATGGGGTGGGGCTTCTCGGCGGAGGAGCGCGACGAGGGGGCCGACGCCCCCGTCGCCGCCGACGGCTGA
- a CDS encoding cold-shock protein, whose protein sequence is MANGKVDFFNDTGGYGFISTEDADDDVFFHMEDVGGEDLTEGTEIEFDIEQAPKGPRATNVVRN, encoded by the coding sequence ATGGCGAACGGAAAAGTTGATTTCTTCAACGACACTGGCGGCTACGGTTTCATCTCCACCGAGGATGCTGACGACGACGTTTTCTTCCACATGGAGGATGTCGGCGGCGAGGATCTGACGGAAGGCACTGAGATCGAATTCGACATCGAACAGGCCCCCAAAGGCCCGCGCGCGACGAACGTCGTCCGCAACTAA
- the rpiA gene encoding ribose-5-phosphate isomerase RpiA, whose protein sequence is MKNTDGSEAAKRTAGESAADLVSDGDLVGLGTGSTAAHAIRRLGDRVDSGLDVAGVATSYQSRELAREVGVPLESLADVSRIDVAIDGADQVADGNLVKGGGAAHTREKVVDAAADRFVVVVDDSKVADVLSHPVPVEVLPDARATVAETVRDAGGDPELRAAERKDGPVVTDNGNLVLDCDFGSVTEPAALARRLSGIPGVLEHGLFVGLADELHVGDADGGVATRSVR, encoded by the coding sequence ATGAAGAACACCGACGGCAGCGAGGCGGCCAAGCGCACCGCCGGCGAGTCGGCGGCCGACCTCGTCTCCGACGGCGACCTCGTCGGCCTCGGCACCGGGAGCACGGCGGCACACGCCATCCGGCGACTCGGCGACCGGGTCGATTCGGGGCTCGACGTCGCGGGCGTAGCCACGTCCTACCAGTCGCGCGAACTCGCCCGCGAGGTCGGCGTCCCGCTCGAATCGCTCGCCGACGTGTCGCGGATCGACGTCGCCATCGACGGCGCCGACCAGGTCGCCGACGGGAACCTGGTGAAGGGCGGCGGGGCCGCCCACACGCGCGAGAAGGTCGTGGACGCGGCGGCGGATCGCTTCGTCGTTGTCGTCGACGACTCGAAGGTCGCCGACGTGCTCTCCCACCCGGTCCCCGTCGAGGTGCTCCCGGACGCCCGGGCGACCGTCGCCGAGACGGTCCGGGATGCTGGCGGCGACCCCGAACTCCGGGCGGCAGAGCGGAAGGACGGCCCGGTCGTCACCGACAACGGGAACTTGGTGCTCGACTGCGACTTCGGGAGCGTCACCGAACCGGCGGCGCTGGCGCGGCGGCTCTCCGGGATTCCGGGCGTGCTGGAGCACGGGCTGTTCGTCGGGCTGGCGGACGAACTCCACGTCGGCGACGCTGACGGCGGCGTCGCTACGCGGTCGGTTCGCTAA
- a CDS encoding DUF1931 domain-containing protein, producing MADLIVKAAVKEYLDDKNVASDFYDALDGEVSELLEDAARRAEENDRKTVQPRDL from the coding sequence ATGGCAGACCTCATCGTCAAGGCAGCCGTCAAGGAGTACCTGGATGACAAGAACGTCGCGTCGGATTTCTACGACGCGCTCGACGGGGAAGTTTCCGAGCTTCTTGAGGACGCCGCCCGCCGCGCGGAGGAGAACGACCGTAAGACGGTCCAGCCGCGCGACCTGTAA
- the larB gene encoding nickel pincer cofactor biosynthesis protein LarB, whose amino-acid sequence MRDTLEAVAAGDLTPAEAEARLNGYATAELSAAESGDGTADGSEEADDSPAGSRSALFDASRERRRGLPEGILAEGKTPAEAAALAGTALETTGRALVTRADERTVDRVRAYLEEAHPEATVERNARARTIVARTPDFEPPSVDATVAVVTGGTADATAAGEAAVVAREAGPRVDVIEDVGVANLDRVLDVVDDLRAADCLVVAAGREGALPTVVAGLVDVPVVGLPVSSGYGVGGGGLAALLGMLQSCTVLSTVNVDAGFIAGAQAALVARRVARARTEA is encoded by the coding sequence ATGCGAGACACGCTCGAGGCCGTCGCGGCCGGTGACCTCACGCCCGCGGAGGCCGAGGCCCGGCTCAACGGCTACGCAACGGCCGAACTATCGGCGGCCGAGTCCGGCGATGGAACGGCTGACGGTTCCGAGGAGGCGGACGACTCCCCTGCCGGTTCACGCAGCGCGCTGTTCGACGCGAGCAGGGAACGCCGGCGCGGACTCCCGGAGGGCATCCTGGCCGAGGGAAAGACGCCCGCCGAGGCCGCGGCGCTGGCCGGAACGGCGCTGGAGACGACGGGTCGCGCGCTGGTGACACGCGCGGACGAGCGAACGGTCGACCGCGTGCGGGCGTACCTCGAGGAGGCGCACCCGGAGGCGACGGTCGAGCGGAACGCCCGCGCCCGGACGATCGTCGCCCGAACCCCCGACTTCGAGCCCCCGTCGGTCGACGCGACCGTCGCCGTCGTCACCGGCGGCACCGCAGACGCCACGGCGGCCGGCGAGGCGGCGGTCGTGGCCCGCGAGGCCGGTCCGCGGGTGGACGTGATCGAGGACGTCGGCGTGGCGAACCTCGACCGGGTCCTCGACGTCGTCGACGACCTCCGGGCGGCCGACTGCCTCGTCGTCGCGGCCGGCCGCGAGGGGGCGCTCCCGACCGTCGTCGCCGGCCTCGTCGACGTCCCGGTCGTCGGGCTCCCGGTGTCGTCCGGCTACGGCGTCGGCGGCGGTGGGCTGGCCGCGCTGCTCGGGATGCTCCAGTCGTGCACGGTGCTCTCGACGGTGAACGTCGACGCCGGGTTCATCGCGGGCGCGCAGGCGGCCCTCGTCGCCCGCCGGGTTGCACGGGCACGTACGGAAGCCTGA
- a CDS encoding DUF7563 family protein — protein MPRCDNCGSHISDRFARVFSDEHGRLNACPSCSANAGIAEAARERTRADD, from the coding sequence ATGCCACGCTGCGACAACTGCGGGTCGCATATTTCGGACCGCTTCGCCCGCGTGTTCAGCGACGAGCACGGACGGCTCAACGCCTGTCCCTCGTGCTCGGCGAACGCAGGGATCGCCGAAGCGGCACGAGAGCGGACCCGCGCCGACGACTGA
- a CDS encoding GIY-YIG nuclease family protein, translating into MTEHFVYVIECADGTFYTGYTTDVERRVAEHDAGEGAKYTRGRTPVELVHVEAYSSQSAAMGREYEVKQLSRVRKERLVADD; encoded by the coding sequence GTGACCGAGCACTTCGTCTACGTCATCGAGTGCGCCGACGGCACCTTCTACACGGGCTACACCACCGACGTCGAGCGCCGCGTCGCCGAGCACGACGCCGGGGAGGGCGCGAAGTACACCCGGGGTCGGACCCCCGTCGAACTCGTCCACGTGGAGGCGTACTCCTCGCAGTCGGCCGCGATGGGTCGCGAGTACGAGGTCAAACAGCTCTCCCGCGTGCGGAAGGAACGGCTCGTCGCGGACGACTGA
- a CDS encoding NADPH-dependent FMN reductase, translated as MTEAPRVVAVCGSRREGSYTRAALHYALDAAGEAGAETDYIDLGDPALDVPLYHPDVDPKDAGDVAELLERMRAADGALIGTPVYHGSYSSTFRSFHDWCSFDEYEDTVVGLFAVAGGGSYEATLEHMRATIRGVHGWTAPLQVGLRNARNRFERRDGPGEGIGAESNFEFVDEGLRERTLKLGRRVAHYAGNKDEFLDVV; from the coding sequence ATGACGGAGGCACCTCGCGTGGTCGCGGTCTGCGGCTCCCGTCGCGAGGGGAGCTACACCCGCGCCGCGCTCCACTACGCGCTCGACGCGGCCGGCGAAGCCGGCGCCGAGACCGACTACATCGACCTCGGCGACCCCGCGCTCGACGTCCCGCTGTACCACCCCGACGTCGACCCCAAGGACGCGGGCGACGTCGCCGAACTCCTCGAGCGGATGCGGGCGGCCGACGGCGCGTTAATCGGCACCCCGGTGTACCACGGCTCGTACTCCTCGACGTTCCGGAGCTTCCACGACTGGTGTTCCTTCGACGAGTACGAGGACACCGTCGTCGGGCTGTTCGCCGTCGCCGGCGGGGGCTCCTACGAGGCAACGCTCGAACACATGCGGGCGACCATCCGCGGCGTCCACGGCTGGACCGCGCCGCTCCAGGTCGGCCTCCGGAACGCCCGAAATCGGTTCGAGAGGCGGGACGGGCCGGGCGAGGGGATCGGCGCCGAGTCGAACTTCGAATTCGTCGACGAGGGACTGCGCGAGCGGACGCTGAAACTCGGCCGGCGGGTCGCCCACTACGCCGGCAACAAGGACGAGTTCCTCGACGTCGTCTGA
- a CDS encoding phosphoglucomutase/phosphomannomutase family protein, with product MDTDPINFGTDGWRATLDTFTDERVRAVGQAVADYLSEAEEAGPVVVGYDARPTSEGFAESLAEVLAGNGFDVLLPERDCPTPLVAHAVVERGAAGAMMVTASHNPPEYNGVKFIPDDGAPALPEVTERIEANLRAADPKTTDEWGDVERVDLVASHAEHARDLVGADLSGLTVAYDAMHGSGRGVTDALLESMGAEVVRLRTERDEAFGGSPPEPSAENLRELVERVQSGDADIGVANDGDSDRLAIVTPERGFLDENLFFAATYDSMLDDRSGPAVRTVSTTFLIDRIAEDHGEQVYETPVGFKWVAQAIGEHDALVGGEESGGFTIRGHVREKDGVLMALLAAATEAEEPYDDRVDRLEAEHGRIVADKISVDCPDAEKERVIDDLADHIPDEVAGQAVADVVTVDGFKLLLDDGSWMLVRPSGTEPKMRVYAESSSEERSRAILADGRELVEPLV from the coding sequence ATGGACACCGACCCCATCAACTTCGGGACGGACGGCTGGCGGGCGACGCTCGACACCTTCACGGACGAGCGCGTCCGGGCGGTCGGGCAGGCGGTCGCCGACTACCTGAGCGAGGCCGAGGAGGCGGGCCCGGTCGTCGTCGGCTACGACGCCCGGCCGACGAGTGAGGGGTTCGCCGAGTCGCTCGCCGAGGTGCTCGCCGGCAACGGGTTCGACGTGCTCCTCCCGGAGCGCGACTGCCCGACGCCCCTCGTCGCCCACGCGGTCGTCGAGCGCGGCGCCGCGGGCGCGATGATGGTCACGGCATCGCACAACCCGCCCGAGTACAACGGCGTGAAGTTCATCCCGGACGACGGCGCGCCCGCGCTACCTGAGGTCACCGAGCGCATCGAGGCGAACCTGCGCGCGGCAGACCCGAAGACGACCGACGAGTGGGGTGACGTCGAGCGCGTCGACCTCGTCGCCTCCCACGCCGAACACGCCCGCGACCTCGTGGGCGCGGACCTCTCCGGGCTCACGGTCGCCTACGACGCGATGCACGGGAGCGGCCGCGGCGTCACCGACGCCCTCCTCGAATCGATGGGCGCCGAGGTGGTCCGCCTCCGCACCGAGCGCGACGAGGCGTTCGGGGGCTCCCCGCCCGAACCGAGCGCCGAGAACCTGCGGGAACTCGTGGAGCGAGTCCAGTCGGGCGACGCCGACATCGGCGTCGCAAACGACGGCGACTCCGACCGGCTGGCGATCGTGACGCCCGAGCGCGGCTTCCTCGACGAGAACCTCTTCTTCGCGGCGACGTACGACAGCATGCTCGACGACCGGTCCGGCCCCGCCGTGCGGACCGTCTCGACGACGTTCCTCATCGACCGAATCGCCGAGGATCATGGTGAGCAGGTCTACGAGACGCCGGTCGGATTCAAGTGGGTCGCGCAGGCCATCGGCGAGCACGACGCGCTCGTCGGAGGCGAGGAGTCGGGCGGGTTCACGATCCGCGGGCACGTCCGCGAGAAGGACGGGGTGCTGATGGCGCTGCTCGCGGCCGCGACGGAGGCGGAGGAACCCTACGACGACCGCGTGGACCGGCTGGAGGCCGAACACGGCCGCATCGTCGCCGACAAGATCAGCGTCGACTGCCCGGACGCCGAGAAGGAGCGGGTCATCGACGACCTGGCCGACCACATCCCCGACGAGGTGGCCGGTCAGGCGGTCGCCGACGTGGTGACCGTGGACGGGTTCAAACTGCTCCTCGATGACGGCTCGTGGATGCTCGTCCGGCCGAGCGGCACGGAGCCGAAGATGCGCGTCTACGCGGAGTCGAGTTCGGAGGAGCGCTCGCGGGCGATCCTGGCGGACGGCCGGGAGCTAGTCGAACCGCTCGTGTAG
- a CDS encoding GNAT family N-acetyltransferase: MTGEPSGGVAVRPADPDDALDVRRVVDGALLDVPEDLDDRIRAGDVLVAADDGSVVGAIVLDGSHVEAVAVRRRRRGDGVGSELVDAAAGRVDGPLTADFRPAIRPFYESIGFDVDGSGENERLRGRLHERFD, from the coding sequence ATGACCGGGGAGCCGTCCGGCGGTGTCGCGGTTCGCCCGGCCGACCCCGACGACGCGCTCGACGTTCGGCGCGTCGTCGACGGCGCGCTGCTGGACGTCCCCGAGGACCTGGACGACCGGATCCGCGCGGGCGACGTACTCGTCGCGGCGGACGACGGCAGCGTCGTCGGCGCGATCGTCCTCGACGGGAGCCACGTCGAGGCCGTCGCGGTCCGCCGGCGACGACGCGGGGACGGCGTGGGAAGCGAACTCGTCGACGCCGCGGCCGGGCGAGTGGACGGTCCGCTCACGGCCGACTTCCGACCGGCGATCCGGCCGTTCTACGAGTCGATCGGGTTCGACGTCGACGGTTCGGGTGAGAACGAGAGACTCCGGGGTCGCCTACACGAGCGGTTCGACTAG